In Thalassophryne amazonica chromosome 4, fThaAma1.1, whole genome shotgun sequence, a genomic segment contains:
- the colca2 gene encoding colorectal cancer-associated protein 2 — protein MSDKPRVYQGVRVKTTVKELLQRHRAREANSKEQKTIPQSCLEFQDHCASTLPGHCVDAPAILPTQDGSACGAPQLQLRTASFPVPDGSCSIQMQESGVSDSQQQFGDMLPGNGYCGNNTCGSPYSATMPPPPPPLPPAAPLSWCHGLSSDADFYGHGMAPCSPDSLKLCSPMEHNSYSSQDSFSSSSSSYYDSPTRMESSCVGVASEHLHYQHCTLQDSYCLPPCWPAQQENLTTPEYVPYYSPTDYLYPYAGDDSCLRRDLTPEMCYNVL, from the exons ATGTCTG ACAAACCCAGAGTGTACCAGGGCGTCCGAGTGAAGACCACAGTCAAAGAGCTGCTGCAGAGACACAGAGCCCGCGAGGCAAACAGCAAAGAACAGAAGACG ATTCCCCAGAGCTGCCTGGAGTTTCAGGATCATTGTGCCTCCACTTTGCCAG GTCACTGCGTGGACGCGCCTGCCATCCTGCCCACGCAGGACGGGAGCGCGTGCGGTGCGCCACAGTTGCAGCTGCGCACCGCCTCGTTCCCTGTGCCGGACGGCTCGTGCAGCATCCAGATGCAGGAGAGCGGCGTTAGTGACAGCCAGCAGCAGTTTGGGGACATGTTGCCCGGCAACGGATACTGCGGTAACAACACCTGCGGCAGCCCCTACAGCGCCACCatgccgccgccgccgccgccgctgCCTCCCGCAGCTCCGCTGTCGTGGTGCCACGGACTCTCCTCTGACGCGGACTTCTATGGTCACGGAATG GCTCCCTGCTCTCCAGACTCGCTGAAGCTCTGCAGCCCCATGGAGCACAACAGCTACTCCTCGCAggactccttctcctcctcctcttcctcctactATGACTCGCCCACCAGGATGGAGTCCAGCTGTGTGGGCGTGGCCTCAGAGCACTTGCACTATCAGCACTGCACGCTTCAGGACTCTTACTGCCTGCCGCCCTGCTGGCCGGCCCAGCAGGAGAACCTCACCACCCCCGAGTATGTGCCTTACTACAGCCCCACAGACTATCTCTACCCCTACGCCGGGGACGACTCCTGTCTCAGGCGGGATCTGACTCCAGAGATGTGCTATAATGTGTTATGA